A genomic segment from Tuwongella immobilis encodes:
- a CDS encoding DnaJ domain-containing protein, giving the protein MDDPYEVLGLTRQAESEAIRNRYLELVRQNPPEQKPEECARIRQAYDAIADPEDRIRFLLNSDFRSPAFAEFAKALHLALPRPKLTFARFLEAIASQ; this is encoded by the coding sequence GTGGATGATCCCTACGAGGTGTTGGGCCTCACTCGGCAAGCCGAATCGGAAGCCATCCGGAATCGCTATCTGGAACTGGTTCGCCAGAATCCGCCAGAACAGAAGCCCGAGGAGTGCGCCCGCATTCGCCAGGCTTACGATGCCATTGCCGATCCCGAAGATCGCATTCGATTTCTGCTGAATTCGGATTTCCGCTCGCCAGCGTTCGCGGAATTCGCGAAGGCACTCCATCTCGCACTCCCACGACCCAAATTGACGTTCGCTCGATTCCTGGAGGCGATCGCATCGCAATGA